From a single Sulfolobus sp. E5-1-F genomic region:
- the cas7a gene encoding type I-A CRISPR-associated protein Cas7/Csa2, whose amino-acid sequence MWISFSVRYLVNVEDLNNVESAGNYVRHRRAPIVFKEKDVYTVSYVPAVSGEMIAHGYQMNLVELALQRNLPVDDLAKQGILIKRGADDKVHENTKCKDIDDASEYEMCVISEDVVEDVAGFMNPNKLVKRVSNIAFSYMVPAIDAVKASTISSQFHVRYANKELMDKYKNENLQSLYNIETASASYVLTGYLNISGVGRTQNYPIKEVNDKKNRERTALDALMITITQFLFGAKLTRFKPIVDIEAIFVSSSEKPFNLPPVTGDIKKYIELVNSTAESFANMLKVNKPVIKYYLKEEKGNVNTPVDAFMVM is encoded by the coding sequence ATGTGGATATCCTTTTCCGTAAGGTATTTGGTAAATGTAGAAGATTTAAATAATGTAGAATCTGCAGGTAACTACGTAAGGCATAGAAGGGCTCCAATAGTTTTTAAGGAAAAGGACGTGTATACGGTATCATATGTTCCAGCAGTGAGTGGGGAAATGATCGCTCACGGATATCAAATGAATTTGGTAGAATTGGCATTGCAAAGGAATTTACCAGTGGACGATTTAGCTAAACAAGGTATACTGATAAAGAGGGGTGCTGATGATAAGGTGCATGAAAATACTAAGTGTAAAGACATAGATGATGCGAGTGAATACGAAATGTGTGTTATTAGTGAGGATGTAGTTGAGGATGTTGCTGGGTTCATGAATCCCAATAAGCTAGTCAAGAGGGTATCAAATATAGCCTTTAGTTACATGGTTCCTGCAATAGATGCAGTGAAAGCATCAACAATATCTTCGCAATTTCACGTTAGGTATGCTAATAAGGAATTAATGGATAAATACAAGAATGAGAATCTTCAATCTTTATATAATATCGAAACTGCTAGTGCCTCATATGTGTTAACTGGTTACCTAAACATAAGTGGTGTGGGAAGAACACAAAACTATCCGATAAAAGAGGTTAATGACAAGAAGAATAGAGAAAGGACAGCACTGGACGCTCTAATGATAACTATAACTCAATTCTTATTTGGTGCGAAATTGACTAGATTTAAGCCAATAGTTGATATAGAGGCGATATTTGTTAGCTCCTCAGAGAAACCTTTCAATTTACCGCCAGTAACTGGAGATATAAAGAAATATATTGAACTAGTAAATTCCACTGCGGAATCATTCGCTAATATGTTGAAAGTAAATAAGCCGGTTATAAAATACTATCTAAAGGAGGAGAAAGGTAACGTTAATACACCAGTAGATGCGTTTATGGTAATGTGA
- the cas5a gene encoding type I-A CRISPR-associated protein Cas5a, giving the protein MINKGIVISGIHHWGFSIRVPRTSAGGDSYIVPPITTILGALSRGYCSDYAVRSNVSCTKEFIDKFSSELFWITYGAEDRTLIPYSDLLREERVPYRQSKNRDIKEMANWFGVSAFGKVYGASASFSIAVLLNKENVEFWSKLGWQIVSLGTKESLVTVTDVRVVDVVESNEEEFYTIYYTPEECLKNKEEFETVNMPVKNVYELSNRPNIGVFSNFLVPRKTPFIGGRVKVNRRNVNEEKCKVLKLLGSDKYVITLKEGLRKWY; this is encoded by the coding sequence ATGATAAATAAGGGTATAGTTATTTCTGGTATTCATCATTGGGGTTTTTCTATCAGGGTTCCTAGAACTTCTGCTGGTGGAGATTCGTATATAGTTCCACCTATTACGACTATTTTAGGTGCGTTAAGTAGGGGTTATTGTAGCGATTACGCTGTTAGGTCCAACGTTTCGTGCACTAAGGAGTTTATAGATAAATTCTCTTCTGAACTATTCTGGATCACTTACGGTGCTGAGGATCGTACTCTGATCCCTTATTCAGATCTCCTAAGAGAGGAGAGAGTACCGTACAGGCAGTCTAAGAATAGAGATATAAAAGAGATGGCGAATTGGTTTGGAGTTTCAGCCTTTGGGAAGGTTTATGGTGCTAGTGCTAGTTTTAGTATAGCAGTACTTCTGAACAAGGAAAACGTAGAATTTTGGAGTAAACTGGGTTGGCAAATAGTGTCACTGGGTACGAAGGAATCGTTAGTTACAGTAACTGATGTTAGGGTAGTTGATGTGGTGGAGAGTAATGAAGAGGAGTTTTATACCATATATTATACTCCAGAGGAATGCCTTAAGAATAAAGAGGAATTTGAGACGGTGAATATGCCAGTAAAGAACGTTTACGAACTTTCTAATAGGCCGAATATTGGAGTTTTCTCAAACTTCCTTGTTCCAAGGAAGACACCTTTTATTGGTGGAAGGGTAAAAGTTAATAGGAGAAATGTAAATGAGGAGAAATGTAAAGTTCTCAAACTTTTAGGAAGTGATAAATACGTGATAACGTTAAAAGAGGGGTTAAGGAAATGGTATTAA
- a CDS encoding CRISPR-associated protein, with translation MVLKITLPPEGYFVRSLVISELLGLNEVGINIEGDIATIEKTEEFKEKLKYELEQFKFVLNKLKRYVKNYGNQVKLAEKVFSGDIEEFFKKDNNNANEYFLPLIFPEIMEAEKWFGGWSGSGKGSKRTIGISKQSFILSLLGLGKYQLVNYRVGKEQVTVLATVDTTIMSDMCKPSKRKEIKIKNNIIDKLSHISRLLIFSIALDEQGCQEILLLKEGEHRAEIYEKNPHASLRPLIRFWALVNDGQVEDRVTNLANDSPDSFNKVSNYIFDGIRGTLSSAEVSFMIAKETYLKEENSPLTSWDIFKIREALRALREEMKEVYSST, from the coding sequence ATGGTATTAAAGATAACTCTTCCACCTGAGGGATATTTTGTTAGGAGTCTTGTAATAAGTGAATTGTTAGGTTTAAACGAAGTTGGGATCAATATAGAGGGAGATATAGCAACTATAGAGAAGACGGAGGAATTTAAGGAGAAATTAAAGTATGAGTTAGAACAATTTAAATTTGTACTGAATAAGCTAAAGAGGTATGTAAAGAACTACGGAAATCAGGTTAAGCTTGCAGAGAAAGTCTTTAGTGGGGATATTGAGGAGTTTTTCAAGAAAGATAATAATAACGCCAATGAGTACTTTTTACCATTAATCTTTCCAGAGATCATGGAGGCTGAAAAGTGGTTTGGTGGATGGAGTGGTAGTGGAAAGGGTAGTAAGAGAACTATTGGAATTAGCAAACAATCCTTTATCTTGTCCTTATTGGGTTTAGGGAAGTATCAATTAGTTAATTATAGGGTTGGGAAAGAACAAGTTACTGTTTTGGCTACGGTTGATACTACGATAATGTCAGATATGTGTAAGCCCTCAAAGAGAAAAGAGATCAAAATTAAAAATAATATAATAGACAAGCTCTCTCACATTAGTAGATTACTTATTTTCTCTATAGCATTAGACGAGCAGGGTTGTCAAGAAATTCTCTTACTAAAGGAAGGAGAACACAGAGCTGAAATATACGAGAAAAATCCTCACGCGTCCCTAAGGCCTTTAATTCGTTTCTGGGCTCTGGTAAATGATGGGCAAGTTGAGGATAGAGTAACTAATTTGGCAAATGATTCTCCAGATTCGTTTAACAAAGTATCGAATTACATTTTTGATGGAATTAGAGGGACATTGTCATCAGCAGAAGTGAGTTTCATGATAGCAAAGGAAACCTATTTGAAGGAGGAAAATTCACCTCTCACCTCATGGGATATTTTCAAAATAAGAGAGGCATTAAGAGCGTTAAGAGAGGAGATGAAAGAGGTCTATTCATCGACATGA
- the cas3 gene encoding CRISPR-associated helicase Cas3': MGYFQNKRGIKSVKRGDERGLFIDMRKGIQKVLDILNCRNGNEIYECEDVNFILTFPTGYGKTTLSLEIAEMLESKPARNFSRLIHVVPTRSLAKDIKRGAEERKLKYAVQYSFSPSEVKSPLFLAKFIITTYDSFLLNLYKASIGEPFSYHGHYDLPRFGIYTSLAHFDEFHLMNEGNSWSSLLSAVGHLSKVGVNMILSSATPNKNIEEELIRKMENRKIVRLAVVSNYGESVKNRNCKEVSEGYYECRVGDVKYTSLEVKDDIKTPKIDIEFLDNKDKLLEVVRGNKDKKIIVIVNTVEGAIELYEKLKDLSPCLIHSRFKIGDRDQKLRNDCNIIIATQVIEVGVNISSEIMITEQAPITSIVQRVGRLLRYNEKNEGKLYIWKSGNYYPYDKDEVENTIKELENRKDNISLKLPSSYGEVVDKVIKMPIKDIELLNELERIAENIFATKEDLEKLLEDYCTLTTSYVINVAYDMPNSENDLIPLDGNLAFKIALKNNDCVYAYVEEYTPNKNSEVDKVTLKETCVKIKDPCRDYRKPIYDNGKHYIIYALKIDKNLYDEKTGLRLTK; this comes from the coding sequence ATGGGATATTTTCAAAATAAGAGAGGCATTAAGAGCGTTAAGAGAGGAGATGAAAGAGGTCTATTCATCGACATGAGGAAAGGGATACAGAAAGTTTTGGATATTCTTAACTGTCGTAATGGAAATGAAATTTATGAATGTGAAGATGTAAATTTCATTCTAACATTCCCAACTGGTTATGGAAAAACTACACTATCCTTAGAAATTGCCGAAATGCTTGAGTCGAAACCGGCTAGAAACTTCAGCAGATTAATTCACGTTGTACCTACAAGGTCTTTAGCCAAGGATATTAAGAGAGGAGCTGAGGAAAGGAAATTAAAATACGCAGTTCAATACTCGTTTTCTCCTTCTGAAGTAAAATCCCCTCTTTTCTTAGCCAAATTCATAATAACGACTTACGACTCCTTTTTGCTAAATCTTTACAAGGCTTCTATAGGAGAGCCCTTCTCATACCATGGCCATTACGATTTGCCGAGATTTGGAATATACACGTCATTAGCACACTTCGATGAATTCCACTTAATGAATGAGGGAAATTCTTGGTCATCTCTGTTAAGCGCTGTTGGGCATTTGTCTAAAGTTGGAGTAAATATGATACTTTCATCAGCCACACCTAATAAGAACATAGAAGAGGAATTAATTAGAAAGATGGAGAATAGAAAAATAGTGAGGCTAGCGGTAGTAAGCAATTACGGTGAATCAGTAAAAAATAGGAACTGTAAAGAGGTGAGTGAAGGTTATTACGAATGTAGAGTGGGAGATGTTAAATACACTAGCCTGGAAGTGAAGGATGATATAAAGACGCCTAAGATAGATATTGAATTTCTAGATAATAAAGATAAATTATTGGAAGTAGTTAGAGGAAATAAGGATAAAAAGATAATAGTTATAGTAAACACTGTTGAAGGGGCAATTGAACTTTATGAAAAATTAAAGGACTTGTCCCCTTGCCTAATACACTCGAGATTTAAGATAGGTGATAGAGATCAAAAGCTAAGGAATGATTGTAATATTATAATAGCGACGCAAGTGATTGAGGTTGGTGTAAATATCTCCTCTGAGATAATGATAACTGAACAAGCTCCAATAACTTCTATCGTACAGAGGGTTGGTAGGCTATTAAGATATAACGAGAAAAATGAGGGAAAACTTTACATATGGAAGAGTGGAAACTATTATCCTTACGATAAGGATGAAGTTGAAAACACAATTAAGGAGTTGGAAAATAGGAAAGACAACATATCCCTAAAATTGCCTTCAAGTTATGGTGAAGTTGTAGATAAAGTCATAAAGATGCCAATTAAGGATATTGAACTACTTAATGAACTAGAAAGGATAGCTGAAAACATATTCGCAACTAAGGAGGATCTGGAAAAATTACTCGAAGATTACTGTACTTTAACTACATCATATGTGATAAACGTTGCATACGATATGCCTAATTCTGAAAACGATCTAATTCCATTAGATGGTAACTTAGCGTTCAAAATAGCTCTAAAAAATAACGACTGTGTTTACGCATATGTGGAGGAATATACGCCAAATAAGAACTCGGAAGTGGACAAGGTAACTCTAAAAGAAACGTGTGTTAAGATCAAAGATCCATGCAGAGACTATCGAAAACCTATTTACGATAATGGGAAACACTATATAATATATGCACTAAAGATCGATAAAAACCTCTATGATGAGAAAACTGGATTGAGGTTGACGAAATGA
- a CDS encoding CRISPR-associated endonuclease Cas3'': MTCWAFYGVETFKQHSLGILRFFRNNFSYIIPIISHRTGINEETVKKSVEIGVSLHDIGKTSKGYTKSYFGHEFYSGYLIYKILQECCDSELKPLVALAAMNHHQAMKGRTLREMVIKGNYTRIPSVYELRDECRDDIREVFKEIGVEIKGFPEKVTRSDVIEWFKRLNLKWKNLYVIILGPLMVSDTVIANMNRGENQYNKIIEEYEKWITK; the protein is encoded by the coding sequence ATGACTTGTTGGGCCTTTTACGGAGTGGAAACGTTTAAGCAACACAGTTTAGGAATACTTAGATTCTTTAGGAATAACTTCTCCTATATTATTCCAATCATATCACATAGAACTGGAATTAATGAAGAAACGGTTAAGAAAAGCGTTGAAATCGGCGTTTCTCTTCACGATATAGGTAAAACATCTAAAGGTTACACTAAAAGCTATTTCGGTCATGAATTTTACAGTGGTTATCTTATTTACAAGATCCTCCAAGAATGTTGTGATTCTGAACTAAAGCCTTTAGTTGCATTAGCTGCAATGAACCATCATCAAGCAATGAAAGGGAGAACCTTAAGGGAAATGGTAATAAAGGGAAATTACACAAGAATCCCTTCAGTATATGAATTAAGGGATGAGTGTAGGGACGATATTAGGGAAGTATTTAAAGAAATTGGCGTGGAAATAAAGGGTTTTCCCGAAAAGGTCACTAGAAGTGATGTTATTGAATGGTTTAAGAGATTAAACCTAAAATGGAAAAACTTATACGTTATAATCCTAGGACCATTAATGGTATCTGACACAGTTATAGCTAACATGAATAGGGGAGAAAACCAATACAATAAAATTATAGAGGAATATGAGAAGTGGATAACTAAGTGA
- the cas2 gene encoding CRISPR-associated endonuclease Cas2 codes for MVMLYLIFYDITDDNLRLRVAEFLKKKGLDRIQYSVFMGDLNSSRLKDVEAGLKMISNRKKLKEGERFFILIVPITENQFRERIVIGSSESEEKSNVIW; via the coding sequence ATTGTAATGCTTTATCTTATATTTTACGATATTACCGATGATAATCTTAGGCTTAGGGTAGCTGAGTTCTTGAAGAAGAAGGGGTTAGATAGGATACAGTACAGCGTATTCATGGGGGATCTGAACTCTTCAAGGTTAAAGGACGTTGAGGCTGGATTGAAGATGATCAGTAATAGGAAGAAACTTAAAGAGGGTGAGAGGTTCTTCATATTGATTGTGCCAATAACTGAAAACCAATTTAGGGAAAGAATAGTAATAGGTTCTTCAGAGAGTGAGGAGAAGAGTAATGTCATATGGTAG